A window of Anaerolineae bacterium genomic DNA:
TGTGGTGAAAAAGGGATCGAATATTTTAGAGAGGTTTTCCTTGGGGATGCCTTTGCCCGTGTCACTTATCTTGATCTCTACCTTTCCATCCAGCGCTCTTGTTGTAATCCTGATCTCGCCCTGCTTTTCTATGGCCTGGGCCGCATTCACCAATAGATTTACAAAGACCTGGTTCAGTTGCTGGGGATAGCATTCTACAAGAGGCAGGTCTCCATAATCCTTTGTGACAACAGCCTTGTATTTAAGTTCATTCCAGACCACATTCAAGGTTGATTCTATGCTATTGTTTATATTCGCATCTTTGAGTTCCTTGTCGTCAGGATGGGCAAAATCCTTCAGGTCGATCACGATCTTTTTTATACGCTCGGTTCCCTCCCGGCTTTCTTTGATCAGGTTCGGGGTGTCATTCAGGACAAAATCGATGTCGATTTCCTTTTCAAGTTCGTTGATACGGCCCAATTTCTCCAAAATTGAAGCTCGTCCTTTTTCAGTAGCCATGTCGTCCTTTAGCTCGGTAATGAGGTCACTGTATTGAGCTATTAAGGACCTTAGATCATTGTCATAGCCCGCCAGGGTATTCAGGTTGCTGCTGATGAAACCGGTGGGATTATTAATCTCATGGGCTATACCTGCGGCCAATTGTCCGATGGAAGCCATCTTTTCGGATTGCATTATCTGTATTTGCGTCGTTTTTAGTTCTTCTATCGCATGTTCCAATTCCTCATTTTTTTTCTGGACCTGATCAATCGTATTTTTGAGACTTTCATTAAGAGATTTTATTTTTTCAGAAGCGTTTTTCCGTTCCCCAACCGTTTGTCTGAGATCGTAAGTGGTTCTTTTCAGCGCTTCTTCCGCCCGTTTGCGCTCAGTCACATCCCGCAGTAATGCAAGCAAGGCTTTTTCTCCATCCCACTCAGTATCAATCACATGCATCTCAGCAACACCTTTTTCTCCACCACTTCTCAGGATATTTACCTCCATGATTTCATCTGCCACACAAGGAAAACCAAACAACTCGCCCATGATTTCATCTGATCTGCGATTAAAAAGAATTTCAGCAGAAGGATTAATAAAACGCACAATTCCTTTTTGATTCAGGACAAGAACGCCATCAATAGTTTTGTTTACGATATTATTGAAGCTTTCATTTGAAATTTTCAATGCTTCGTTAGCCTGTTTTAAATTTTGAAGCAACCGCCTGTTTTTATAAGCCAGCATTTGACTCTTCCAGCCCCTGTCAACCGATGCAACAATCCCATCAAGATCTATCGGCTTTGTGATATAATCATAAACACCGCTTTTTAATAAACTTATTGCCGAATCAATTTCAAGCAATCCTGTTATAACCATAACCAGAACCTCGGGAATTATCTTTTTTGCTTCATGAATGAGCTGTATGCCGTCCATTTTCGGCATATTGATATCGGTAATTAATATGTCAATGGATGTTTCATTTAAGATCTTTAAAGCATTGCTGCCTTTATCAGCAGTATAAATCTCATATCCTTGCTTTTTCAGAATATTATCAATAAGTCTTAAAACAACAGGTTCGTCATCCACTACCAGTATCCTGGCCTTTTCCGGCAGTATTATAGTTTCTTCTATATTATCTACTCTATTTTCTTGATTCATGTTCCCCCTAGAAATTGAGGATTGTATATTGAAAATTGAAGGAATTCTGTCACTTTTCACTTTTCATTTCTCAGCGTCCAGCACTTCCCTAACCTTGCGCGCCAGACTTTCCGGTGCAAAAGGTTTTTGGAGAAAATTCAGTCCGGGCGCCAAAACACCGTGCTCAACTATGGCGTTGTCTGTGTACCCCGACATGTAAATCACCTTTATCCGGGGATAGAAAGGTCGCAGCTTTTCTGACAGCTCCTTCCCGCCCATCCTGGGCATCACCACATCAGTGATCATCAGATGAATCGGCCCCTCGTGCGCCTGGCTGACCCTCAAAGCATCCTCTCCATTTTCAGCATCTAATACTTTGTATCCATGCAGCAGGAGAACCTTTTGCGCAAATTTTCGAAGACCGTCATCATCCTCCACAAGCAAAATGGTTTCAGAACCGTCAAGTTCGATTACAGGGAGCCGCTGTTTTTCCTCCGAGTCCGCATCTCCCTCCGCTCTTGGCAGGTAGACCTTGAAGGTGGAACCCTGTCCGGGCTCGCTGTAAACCCAGATAAAGCCATTGTTTTGTTTGACAATGCCATATGCCGTAGATAAGCCCAGTCCCGTGCCCTTGCCGACTTCCTTCGTGGTAAAGAAAGGATCGAATATGCGGGACAGGGTTTCCTTGTCCATCCCGATGCCGGTATCGCTTACAGCGAGCATCACATAATGGCCTGGCTTTTCTCCTTCAATACCGTGCTTGCGAAAATAGCTTTCGTCCAGATCTATGTTGGCTGTTTCAATGGTGAGCTTTCCTCCCAGAGGCATCGCGTCTTTAGCATTGATCGCCATGTTCATGATCACCTGCTCCATCTGCCCGGGGTCCACCTCCACCCGCCATAATGCAGGTTCCGGAATCGTCAACAGCTCAACATCCTCCCCAATCAGGCGACCGAGCATCTTCTCTATACCTGTTAACAGTTCATTAAGATCCAGAACCCTGGGTATAATTATCTGCTTGCGGCTGAAGGCAAGCAGTTGCCGGGTAAGAGACGCCGCCTTGTCCCCGGCTTTCTCGATCTCTTCTATTTTCTCGCGTAAGGATTCATCCTTGATGACATCCATCAATACAAGATGGGCATTGCCGATGATGACGGTCAGCAGGTTGTTGAAATCATGGGCAACGCCGCCGGCCAGAGTGCCGATTGCCTCCATTTTCTGGGACTGGTAAAGCTGGGCTTCGAGTTTCTTTTTTTCTTCCTCCGCCTGCTTGCGCTCGGTGATGTCAGATATCACCCCGTTCAGTGAGACGACATTGCCTTGCTGGTCTTTCTCCCAACTGATGTGATCCTCCACCCATCGCTCTGTTTTGTCTTTACTTATGATACGGTATTCAACGGCGCCGGATTTTATCTTCCTCTGAGATTCTGTGAACAATGCAAAAACCCTTTCCTTGTCCTCAGGATAAATGGTGCTTTCCCACAGTGTTGGATCTCCAAGCCACTCTTCTACTGTATAGCCACAGATTTTTTCGACCGCACGATTCACATAGGTGGCCACAAAGGTTTCCGGATCCGCCCGGTAGATCAACTCATCGAGGCTTTCGGTTAGATTTCTGTATTTAGCCTCGCTCTCCCGAAGTGTTTCTTCTGCACTTTTGCGAGTAGCAATTTCTGCCGAGAGTTCTGCGGTTCTTTCCTTAACTGATTCTTCTAACCGTTCATTAAACATTATTAACTCTTCCCGGGACTTAACCAATTCTTTATTTTTTTGGACTGCTGCTTCATATGATGAAATTAGCAATGTGAGCATTTGTTGCTGGTTTGCTGTAATAAAACGTTTCTTTCCTCCAAATAGAATTTCCACACCAACTCTTACTCGTTCACTTTTGTACAGTTTTTTATTTGCCAGAATCTGTTCAATATGTGATATAAGATAATCTTTGTGATAGGGTTTAGTAAGAAAATTATCAGCTCCACAAGCAAGACCTTCAAGCACATCTTCTGCACCGGAAAGAGATGTAAGCAGAATAACCGGAATGTCCCTGGTGCTCTCACCTGATTTTATTTCCTGACAGAGTTCGTAACCATTCATCTCCGGCATTACTATATCGCTGATGATGAGCAAGGGTGTGTGTTC
This region includes:
- a CDS encoding ATP-binding protein, with protein sequence MNQENRVDNIEETIILPEKARILVVDDEPVVLRLIDNILKKQGYEIYTADKGSNALKILNETSIDILITDINMPKMDGIQLIHEAKKIIPEVLVMVITGLLEIDSAISLLKSGVYDYITKPIDLDGIVASVDRGWKSQMLAYKNRRLLQNLKQANEALKISNESFNNIVNKTIDGVLVLNQKGIVRFINPSAEILFNRRSDEIMGELFGFPCVADEIMEVNILRSGGEKGVAEMHVIDTEWDGEKALLALLRDVTERKRAEEALKRTTYDLRQTVGERKNASEKIKSLNESLKNTIDQVQKKNEELEHAIEELKTTQIQIMQSEKMASIGQLAAGIAHEINNPTGFISSNLNTLAGYDNDLRSLIAQYSDLITELKDDMATEKGRASILEKLGRINELEKEIDIDFVLNDTPNLIKESREGTERIKKIVIDLKDFAHPDDKELKDANINNSIESTLNVVWNELKYKAVVTKDYGDLPLVECYPQQLNQVFVNLLVNAAQAIEKQGEIRITTRALDGKVEIKISDTGKGIPKENLSKIFDPFFTTKEVGKGTGLGLNISYKIIKEHNGTIDVESTVGKGTTFTIRIPIGQVVV
- a CDS encoding response regulator, with translation MEAEKNAKNDIDQILIVEDSPTQAEQLKYLLEQHNYTVLVAESGKEALTLLDEHTPLLIISDIVMPEMNGYELCQEIKSGESTRDIPVILLTSLSGAEDVLEGLACGADNFLTKPYHKDYLISHIEQILANKKLYKSERVRVGVEILFGGKKRFITANQQQMLTLLISSYEAAVQKNKELVKSREELIMFNERLEESVKERTAELSAEIATRKSAEETLRESEAKYRNLTESLDELIYRADPETFVATYVNRAVEKICGYTVEEWLGDPTLWESTIYPEDKERVFALFTESQRKIKSGAVEYRIISKDKTERWVEDHISWEKDQQGNVVSLNGVISDITERKQAEEEKKKLEAQLYQSQKMEAIGTLAGGVAHDFNNLLTVIIGNAHLVLMDVIKDESLREKIEEIEKAGDKAASLTRQLLAFSRKQIIIPRVLDLNELLTGIEKMLGRLIGEDVELLTIPEPALWRVEVDPGQMEQVIMNMAINAKDAMPLGGKLTIETANIDLDESYFRKHGIEGEKPGHYVMLAVSDTGIGMDKETLSRIFDPFFTTKEVGKGTGLGLSTAYGIVKQNNGFIWVYSEPGQGSTFKVYLPRAEGDADSEEKQRLPVIELDGSETILLVEDDDGLRKFAQKVLLLHGYKVLDAENGEDALRVSQAHEGPIHLMITDVVMPRMGGKELSEKLRPFYPRIKVIYMSGYTDNAIVEHGVLAPGLNFLQKPFAPESLARKVREVLDAEK